The nucleotide window AACAGCGGAGGTGATTTTTGACTGTTCGCTACGCGCAGCCCGCACGGCGGATGGCGACGGCAGATGATCCCACCCGCCCAAGGGTAAACTTCGTCGCAATCGCCGGATCAAACCAATTCTTCATCTTATTGCATTGAGAACCGACGGAACATTAAAATTGGTTGATTGATTCCTACTATATGTAATGTATACATGATGCTACTGGTACACTGTTACTACCACACCGCTGCGATTTGCACGCCCGTATAAACTGCTTTCACATACTCGCAGCGTTCATACAATTTcacttggagaagaagaagaagaagcagagaGACAAAAGCTACAGAAGCAGTAAAGGACGGCCGCTAGCTACCACGATTCGATTCCCGACTTCAGGCGATGGCGACGGCTCGGGAGGCCGGCGCCGGCGAGGGCGGCAGGCGCGAGCTGAAGTTCCGGTGCCGGAAGGCTGCGTCCTCTGCTTCCGCGCCGTCGTCGCTGCCGCCGTCGTCGAAGTTGAGCGCGTAGCTGAGCGGGTCGTACCTGAACTCCCCCGCGGCCGCCACACGCCTCCTCCACCTGGTCCTGACCCCGCTTTGCGGCCTCTCCCCGCCGCTGCCTGGCGAGGACGGCGAGCAGAAGCAGCCGCAGACGGTGGTCCGCAGCTTGTGGCGCAGCGACGGCGGCGAGTAGGGCGAAGTGGAGGACTCCACGGCGTCCATGGAGTCTGCCTTGGTGCGTGTGTGCTTCAGCTGGAGTAGAAGCTAGAGATGGATGTGGGTTGTGACAGTGTGCTCTGCTGCTGGAGAAGGAAGGCGGAGTTGGGCGGGACTAAATAGGAGGGGCAGAAAAAAGACGGATAAGGACAGCCGGCCACGGCGTGAAGGGCAAGAGACGCGGGGAAGCAACCAACCAAAGCTGCTATCGCCGTAGCGCACGCGTGCCGTTAGACGTGAGGGTGTTCTCGGGATTTCGCACGTCTCTGGGCTTCGGAGCCGTTGGGGCGGGAGGGAGGAGGGCGATGGCAACGGTCGGTCTTCGTGCAAGCTGTCACAGTGTGTGCCGAGAGAGACAGCTGACCGTGGCAGCAACGGTAACAGCGGTAGCTTAGCTGCAAATGGAACTCAGACCTTCGTTCAGTGCACTTGAAGGCTTTGATTGTCTTTTGTTTACCGTGTATGATTGGCCGTTGTTGTCTTTCAAGTGTCAAACAGCTGCTACTCTTATTTTTATCCCTCAAAGAGACAGTTGGCACTTTTCCCTCTTTTGGAGATCAACATCTGATGCTCACGCGGACGTACGCCGTAGCTCCATTCACGTACTGCGTTCGCATCATACAGAAAAAGAGCATGATAAAAAGCATTGACACGGCCGAATCGATGGATGTGAAGGCCGACCGAATCGGATGCCAAACCTCCCGGCCGGGTGAAAGGTCTCCTGTCGTGCGGCCCGCGCTGACAGACGGACGGAGAGGATCGAGGCATTTTAATTCCCGTGAcggtgacggcgacggcgacTCTGCTCGAGTGAGCGCTCGTTCAAAACCCCGCGGAGCCTCCCGTCTCCGTGCACCCTGGGTTTGGTTCCACTGCCGTCGACGCAGGCCGCGGAGGCGATCAACACAACACGCACGAAACATCCCGTGCGTGTTCCATGCGCCCAATGCACATCTCATACACTAGTACAGTACTAGAGCAGGATAGGGCCAACTTCAGGCTTGAGCACGTGAATGTTTCAGCTTGCGTGCTGCCATCCATCAGAGGGGCCTCAACTGATCTGATCGATCCGGAGATGGTGCTGTGCCCATTAAATCAATCGCTCCATGCTCTTGCAAAGGTCGGAGGCTCGGACAATATATCAGAGGAGATATCAGGTGATACGGGAGCTTCTGTGCTCCCATGCTACGATGCGAGCTAAACAATTGAATCTAACATCCAACAATCAGCTGAGGAGCCCAGATACATTTGCAAATAGTCCTCAAAAAAACTTCATAAACCCAGGTCCACATCCCCTGAAGCTGACCGTTGGATGTGAGATCCAATGGTCGAGTTGGCATCGTAGCATGGTAGCACAACAGCTACCGTATCACCTGATATTTTCCTCCAATATGTCAAACTCAACCTTTTTTTAACCCTCAGCAGAAATTTTTCTAATCAGGCAAGTTAGATCGTCACAGATTGAGAAGGGTAATTTGAACACTCCCATTACATTAGCCTAGATTTGATCATAACCTCTCTGGCCGCCAACGAGAGCGTTCAAATGTTGTGTCCAAGTCAACTGGTTTTCGAAAGAGTAACCTACACATGAATAGATTGTTGCAACCCATCTAAAAAGCGAGTAACATAGTGCAAAGCAACATGGG belongs to Triticum urartu cultivar G1812 chromosome 7, Tu2.1, whole genome shotgun sequence and includes:
- the LOC125520644 gene encoding uncharacterized protein LOC125520644, whose protein sequence is MDAVESSTSPYSPPSLRHKLRTTVCGCFCSPSSPGSGGERPQSGVRTRWRRRVAAAGEFRYDPLSYALNFDDGGSDDGAEAEDAAFRHRNFSSRLPPSPAPASRAVAIA